The following proteins come from a genomic window of Nitrosopumilaceae archaeon AB1(1):
- the pyrH gene encoding UMP kinase produces the protein MKTIVIKLSGKIFGMENTKTLKDYARFLALYSKRYRLVVVAGGGKIARHYITHARSSGADESSLNQLGIDVSRLNAQLLIYALKNKAYPHPPTTLHEIKNAVDGRQIVVTGGLHPGTGTNGTAALIAEKISASEFINATDVDGVYDLDPNKYPKAKKFSRINIKDLKNILIHEDSMAGGYDLMDIVALKIIERSQIKTRIVKADLKILEKVITGKSTSGTIITPTQK, from the coding sequence TTGAAAACAATCGTAATCAAACTCTCTGGTAAAATATTTGGGATGGAAAATACAAAAACTCTCAAAGATTATGCAAGATTTCTAGCTCTGTATAGTAAGCGTTACAGACTTGTTGTGGTTGCCGGTGGTGGGAAAATTGCTAGACATTATATCACACATGCTAGATCCTCTGGAGCTGATGAATCTTCATTAAATCAATTGGGAATTGATGTATCTAGACTTAATGCACAATTACTAATTTATGCATTAAAGAATAAAGCCTATCCGCATCCACCTACTACTTTACATGAAATAAAGAACGCAGTTGATGGCAGACAGATAGTAGTTACAGGTGGATTGCATCCTGGNACAGGTACAAATGGAACAGCAGCATTGATTGCTGAGAAAATTTCTGCATCTGAATTTATCAATGCAACTGATGTTGATGGAGTATATGATTTAGATCCAAACAAATATCCAAAGGCTAAAAAATTTAGTCGAATTAATATTAAAGATTTGAAAAATATATTAATTCACGAAGATTCTATGGCAGGAGGTTATGATCTTATGGATATAGTTGCTTTAAAAATAATAGAGCGTTCACAAATTAAAACTAGAATTGTAAAAGCTGATCTTAAAATTCTAGAAAAAGTGATTACTGGTAAATCTACAAGTGGAACAATAATTACTCCAACTCAGAAATGA
- a CDS encoding HD domain-containing protein: MKKDIDIVDPIHHFVRINETEQQLVDHPIFQRLRRIKQLSLAYLVYPGAQHTRFEHSLGVMHIARQAGEHLLENEIIDKSSLDDLSVSALLHDIGHGPFSHTFEHIKNVPSHESMTEEIILKTEIGDILEKYSFNKKQIAKFSTGHSTKNKFLNEIISGFMSADTMDYLLRDGHYTGAEHARVNYTRIIRSLGVYNDKLVLDSSALHSLESIMNSRYQMFQAVYFHKTIRAAEVMLLHIIQITNKYLHLSNLSLDEYLKLDDITLFSQLLTLNKSKSLKPARDMIDAFTNRKLLKLIHESHKISDKYKAQKHFAKKFNIPENEIFIDSVSTSSISLSPLKSEYVTLFTKRGLEQKLDKVKVFSLLPESSSKSINILRVYTTAHHRQKLKL; the protein is encoded by the coding sequence ACTCTCTTTGGCATATTTGGTATATCCCGGAGCGCAACACACTAGGTTTGAGCATTCACTCGGTGTTATGCACATTGCACGTCAGGCAGGGGAGCATCTGTTAGAGAATGAAATTATAGACAAATCTAGTCTAGATGACTTGAGTGTATCTGCATTACTACACGACATAGGGCATGGTCCTTTTTCTCACACCTTTGAGCATATCAAAAATGTTCCATCACACGAATCTATGACCGAGGAAATCATTTTAAAAACTGAGATTGGAGATATTTTAGAGAAATACTCATTTAATAAAAAACAGATTGCAAAATTTTCTACAGGGCATTCTACAAAAAATAAATTCCTCAATGAAATAATATCTGGTTTTATGAGCGCAGATACAATGGATTACTTGTTGCGTGATGGGCATTATACTGGAGCTGAACATGCACGAGTAAATTATACACGTATAATACGTTCACTTGGAGTGTATAATGATAAATTAGTACTTGATAGTTCAGCGTTACACTCTCTTGAATCTATTATGAATTCTAGATATCAAATGTTTCAAGCAGTATATTTTCATAAAACTATAAGAGCTGCAGAAGTGATGCTACTACACATAATACAAATTACAAACAAATATCTACACTTGTCAAATTTGAGTCTTGATGAATATTTAAAATTAGATGATATTACACTTTTTTCACAGCTATTAACGTTAAATAAATCTAAATCATTAAAACCGGCCAGAGACATGATAGACGCATTTACAAATAGAAAACTCTTAAAATTAATACATGAATCACATAAAATTTCAGACAAATACAAGGCACAGAAACACTTTGCAAAAAAATTCAATATACCAGAGAATGAAATATTCATAGACTCTGTATCTACATCATCAATCTCTCTGTCTCCACTAAAATCTGAATATGTGACATTATTCACTAAACGTGGATTGGAACAAAAACTTGACAAAGTCAAAGTATTTAGCTTGTTACCTGAATCTTCTAGTAAATCTATCAACATACTACGTGTATACACAACTGCTCATCATCGCCAAAAACTGAAATTATAG
- a CDS encoding V-type ATPase subunit, with product MANSHLFATVKAYSKKGKLLSKNDLQTFAESRDLEELITRIRNTNYSQAMEGLEKTPNSEQIEYALQSHLADIHYSIAKTSDSKVLDAYFMKFIIRNLKLILKGRVLQKSQQEIESRVNLHAEELIRQRDVVVKALVTKDLEETVSSLSDTIFGKDVAKAAALYQENNNIQIFDTYFDKTIISHLATSLRNSADRDMTRLVGIDIDFYNLLSILRGKFWELDTTQIQDLIISQTSRVSKDLLGRMINSNSVKEAFDELSTSSYKGIIPETENEIDAISAFERSMDLLAYKEASASFTRMFSLGTSIGITKLTNYEIRNISAIGFAVEHGIPTETTMAKIIVNE from the coding sequence ATGGCAAATTCACATCTATTTGCAACAGTAAAGGCATACAGTAAGAAAGGTAAATTACTCTCAAAGAACGATTTGCAGACATTTGCCGAATCCAGAGACCTAGAAGAATTAATCACTAGAATCAGAAATACAAACTATTCTCAAGCTATGGAGGGACTAGAGAAGACTCCAAATTCTGAGCAGATTGAGTATGCACTACAAAGTCATCTAGCAGATATCCATTATTCCATCGCAAAGACGTCTGATAGTAAAGTATTAGATGCATATTTTATGAAATTTATTATTAGAAATTTAAAATTAATTTTAAAAGGTAGAGTATTACAAAAATCACAACAAGAGATTGAATCGCGTGTAAATTTACATGCAGAGGAATTAATTAGACAACGAGATGTGGTTGTAAAAGCTCTTGTAACTAAGGATCTAGAAGAGACAGTATCTAGTCTTTCAGATACAATATTTGGTAAAGATGTAGCAAAGGCCGCAGCATTATATCAAGAAAATAACAATATCCAAATATTTGATACATATTTTGATAAAACAATAATTAGTCATCTAGCAACTTCTCTGAGAAATTCTGCAGACAGAGACATGACAAGACTTGTAGGAATTGATATTGATTTTTACAATCTACTAAGTATACTACGTGGTAAATTTTGGGAATTAGATACCACTCAGATACAAGATTTAATTATTTCACAAACATCCAGGGTATCGAAGGATTTATTAGGAAGAATGATTAATTCCAATTCTGTCAAAGAAGCATTTGATGAATTATCCACTTCAAGCTATAAAGGGATAATACCGGAAACAGAAAATGAGATTGATGCAATATCTGCATTTGAGCGCTCTATGGATTTACTTGCATACAAGGAGGCATCTGCTAGTTTCACAAGGATGTTTAGTCTTGGAACTAGCATAGGAATTACCAAACTAACTAATTATGAGATACGTAACATCTCTGCAATTGGATTTGCCGTAGAACATGGCATACCTACAGAGACAACGATGGCAAAGATCATAGTGAATGAATAA